The genomic interval GCCCGCGCTCTCCGCGCCCTCGATGATGCGGCGACCGTACTCCCAGCGGTCGATGACCGCGAGTTCGCCCGGCACCGGGATTTCGAGGACGGTGTCCTCTTGGGGAATCTCGAACCGGCCGTGGTCGACGCCCGTGTTGGTGAACGACGGCTCCAGCTGGGACTTCGGGATGGCCTCGGGGAAAGCGTCCGCGCCCTTCAGAGCGTCGCCGCAGGCGATGTGGCCCGCTTCCTCCTCGTCCTTTCGCTCGACCACGACCACGTCGTAGCCCGCGCGGCTGGCGGTGGCGGCGGCGTAACAGCCCGCCGTCCCCGCGCCGACGACGACGATGTCGCACTCGTGTGTAGCCATGCGTTCGGCTACGAGACGGAGAGGGCAAAACTCTTTATACGCGATTCGAGGATTCGTCGCCCTCGAAGCGACGGATAGCGGGCGAGGGAACGACGCGCTCGGTGACACAGGCCACGAGAATCGGCCGACCGACCAATCCACGGGAATCGGCAGACCGACCAATCCACCGCGGGCGGGACTGAAAGGGGCCGCCCGGTCGCGTACAGTTTAGTCGTCTCCGCGGGCAACTATTCTCGCGCGGGCTGTGTCCTCGCGAGCGAAGCGAGTGAGGGCTCGTCGAACCGCAGGTCCGACGGTGCGGAGAGCGCGAGAATATCCCGCGGAGCGACCGCGAGCGGGCGGGGGCTTTCGAGGAAGAAGCGGTGTCGTTCGAGACGACTCATAGCGACCGGGCGGGAGCGTTCGAGCGAGACACCGCGGGGACTCCCGTGATAAAGAGTAAAGTGACGGACTTTCGTACCTCGGGGTATGACCGAGTACACCGTCGAGTTCGCCGGGACGGGCGAGACCATCGAGGTCTCGGACACCGAGACCATCCTGAGCAAGTGCATCGAGGAGGGAATCGCACAGGAGTACTCCTGTCGCGTCGGGATGTGTCTGGCCTGTTCGGCCGAGATACTCGACGGCGAGGTCACCCAGCCAGCCGCCCGCGGCCTCACCGACGAGGAGGCCGAGGAGTACGCCCTGACCTGCATGGCCCGGCCCCAGAGCGACCTCGTGCTCGACCGCGGGAAGTACCCGCCGAGCATCGAGGAGGAGGCCGCCGAGATGAACGAACCCGCGGCCGCCGACGACGACTGAGCTACGCCCGATTCTCGCCGAACCACCCGACCGCGTAGTCGACCAGCGCGCGCTGGGACAGCACGACCGCCTCGGCGTTCCCGACGCGACCGCGCGCGGTCGCGTCGGGCCGGTCGCGCTCGAACGCCGCGCCCGCCCGCTCGAAGTCGCCGTCGTCGTAGTCGAGTTCCTCGAACGATATCCACTCGCGCTCGTCGGGCGCGACCGGCGCGCCGGTGGCGCGCCGGTCGCGGTCCGTTCTGGCGTCCCCCTCTCCCCGCTCCTCGTCGCGTCCCTCTCTCCGCTCTTCCTCGCGACCCTCTTCCCGCCCCTCCTCGCGCCTGTCGCTCGCGAGAACGGGCGCGCCCTGCGTCACGACCGTCTTCTCGAAGTCGGCCCGGTGTTCCGCGAGGTGCAACGAGGTGTTGGTATCGTGACCGACCCCCAGCAGGAGGACCGACCCGTCGAGGTCGTACACCCGCGCGAGCGGCGACCTCTCGCCGAGGCCGTCGTCGTAGGCGTGGTCGCCGACCACGAACCCGGCGTCCGCGCCCCACGCCGCGAAGGAGGTGGTGGGGTGGCGACTCCGCACCACGCCGGGGTAGGTCCGGAAGCACTCGGGAATCGCGCCCATCCCGCGGGTGGGGGTGACCTCGGGACGGAACGGCGGAATCGTCGCGCGAACGTCGGCGGTCCAGTCGTCGGGTACCGGCGGGTCCTCCCACCGGTCGGGATCGGAGTAGTGGCCCGTGTGGGTCGGCATCACCAGCGTCCCGGCGTCGGTGACGGTCTCCATCAGGGCGTCGACGACCGCGGCCGCGCCGCCCGCGACCCACCCGAGCGCCGACAGCGACGAGTGGACCAGCAGGGTGTCGCCGGGTTCGACGCCGAGTTGCGAGCAGTCGTCGGCGATTCGCCCCGCGCTGATCGGACCGTCGCCGCGCTCGATGACGTTGCGCTCGGACATGGTCACGGGGGGCGCTCCATGGCGAATCGCTCGGCGGTGGTCGCGTAGCTGCTCCCCGAGAGCCGACCGACGGCGTCGAGCTTCCGGGTGTCGAGCTTTCCGGCGGTCGTGACCGCGTCGTCGACGTGGACCCACTCGACCTCGCCCAGCACCATCGTCGACCCGCCGACCGGTAGCATCTCGTACAGCGAGCACTCGAAGGCGACCGGCGTCCCGGCGACGCGGGGCGGCGCGACGGTCCGGGACTCGGCGCGTTCGAGGTCGGCGCGGTCGAACTCGCTCTCGCCCGCGGGCAGGGTCGCGCTCGTCTCGTTCATCGGCTCCGCGAGCGATTCGGTCACGACGTTGACCACGAACTCCCCGGTCTCGGCGACGTTCCGGGGCGTGTCCTTGAGGCCCTCGGGCGATTGGTCGTCGTTCACCGGCGCGAACATCACGACCGGCGGGTCGACCGCCACGACGTTGAAGAAGCTGTAGGGCGCGAGGTTGTCCACGCCGTCGGGGCCGGTCGTGCTGACCCACGCGATGGGTCGGGGGACGACCGCGCCCGCGAGGGTCCGGTACAGCGAGGGCACCTCGTCGGGGTCGAGTTCCATGGGAGCGGTACGGGCCGCGGCGACGAAGGGGTTGTGGTCGCGGAGGGCCCGGGAGCCAGCAGGCCGAAGGCCGCTACCGATCAGCAGTTCGTACTCGTCACGAACGACAACCACGCCAGTACAGTCCAGTATAATTCAGTACTATCAGTATATTCTAGTACAATTCAGTACTGCCAGTACAGTCCAGTACAATTCAGTACACCACCGAGAAGTGACGGTGCGGTCGGCTCAGTCGTCGGCCGCCACCGCGCAGTTGTTCGGCCCGAGTTCGAGTTCGAACGCCTCGTCGTCGTCGACCTCTTCCGTCCCGAGGTTCGCCGGAATTATCTCCTCGTAGTTGGCGGGCCGGGGCGGGAGCGAGTCGAGCACCCGCGAGACGAACGCCCCGCGGTCGTCGGGCAGGGAGATGCGCTCGCGGACGGTCCCGAGGGGCGCGACGAAGGTCCCGTCCTCGCGCGGCGTCGCGGCGGGTTCGCGGTGTCCGGGCGCGACCAGCGTCACGTCGGGGAGCGCGAGCAGGCGGTCGCCGAGGGTGTCGTAGAGGGTCTCGGCGAGGGCGGCCGCGCCGCCCTCGCCGCGTTCGAGGTCCGGTCTGCCGTAGCCGTCGAGGAACAGCGCGTCACCAGAGAACAGCACCTCTCCAAGGACGAGCGCGGTGAGTTCAGTGGTGTGGCCCGGCGCGTGGAGCGCGGTCAGGGTCACCGACCCGACTTCGAGGTCGTCGCCGTCTCCGAGCAGGCGGGCGTCGAAGTCGAGCCCTCGGTCGCGCGCGCCCTCGGGCACGACCGCCTGCGCGTCGGTCTCCGCAGCGAGTCGCCGGACGCCCGAGAAGTGGTCGGCGTGGACGTGGGTGTCGACGGCGTACGCGAGGTCGGCACCCCGGGACTCGGCGTCGGCGACGTACCGGTCGGCGAACGCCCGCAGGGGGTCGACGACGGCGGCCTGCCCCTCCGAGACCACGAGGTACGACAGACACCCGCTCGCGGGTCGGTCGTACTGGACGACGGTCGCGGTCGCGCCCGAGGGCGCGACCGCGAGTTCGCTGGCGACGTAGACCCGCGCCCAGCCGCCCATTCCGCCAGCGAGATTTCGCGCGTCGACGCCCTCCTCGCGCAACGACTCGGCCACGGTGGCGCTGACCTCGCCGCGGGGGCAGACCGCGACGACCGGTCCCGAGAGGTCGAGGTCGGCCGCCAGTTCGCCGAGGTCTCCGCGCGCCTTCGCGGCCGCGAACTCGGCGTACGGGACCTGCGTCGCCTCTGCGCCCTCGATGCGCCACGCCTCGAACTCCTCGCGGTTTCGCACGTCGAGCAGGCGCACGCGCTCGCCGCGTGCGAGTCGCTCGTGGAGGTCCTCGGGCGACACCGAAGGGGCATCGGCGTTCTCGTCGGTCATGGCCGGGAGTACGTTCCGCGAGGGGAAAACGGTGTGGCAGAAGCGTCGCGCATTCCCGACAGACCGCTAGGGGCGGGGATTTCGAGGACGAAATGACTCCGGTGGACGTTCTCCCCTTCGAACGTCCTCCCTCCGCGAACTTTCAAGCGCCTCAACGACCTACCTGAAGCCATGGACGCCGACAGTTTCGTAACCGAGGTAGAGGAGGCGAAGGCGACCGAACTCGACAGACTCGGCTCCCAGCAGTCGCTCGTGGCGCTCACCGATGCCGACCTCGACGCCGAGTCGGTCCTCCGGGCGGCCGCCCGGAGCGAGCGCGTCGCTCGCGAGACGTTCGCCGAGTGGGCCGAGACCGAGGCGAACGCCGACGCCAGCGAGGCGTTCGCCGGGCTCGCCCGCCAAGAGACCGACCACTACGAGCGCGTGGTCGCCGAACTGGGCGACGAAGCCGAGGACTTCGGCCCCGAGGGCCCCGACCCGATGCACGAGTACCTCCGCGGGCTCGATTCGACCGTCGAGCGCGCGGCGGGCCTCGTCGGCCGGTCGCTCGCGAGCGAACGCACCCAGTTACAGGTCGTCAATTTCTTCGTCAACGACGCCGACGAGCGCCGGGCCGACTGCTTCCGGGAGTTGCGAGCCGAGACACAGGACGGAATCTCGGCGGGCGCGGAGTTGCTGGAGGAGACTTGCGACGGGGAAGACGACTGGGAGCGCGCAAGGAAAACCGCCGAGGAGACGGTACGGGTGGCCTACGACGACTACGCCGAGACGCTGGAGGGGATGGGGTTGGACCCGCGGCCGATCTGTTGACCGGGCGGTCCCGGCGACCTCGTCTTGGCACCCGCCGAGATCGGTGACGGCGAACGCCGAGCGAACGCTAGGCAGTCTTTCGAGAATTGCACCAGACTACCTTTCATGGGCGGGTCCCAAGCGAGCGTATGGACCGCCGTGAGTATCTACGGACCGCGACTGCTGTCGGGTTCGCGGGGAGCGTCGCTGGCTGTGCGGGCCTCCTCGACTCGAACCCGAACGTCACGCTCGACGAACCCGACCGGGAGTTCGACAGCGAAGACCTGCCGTACCCCGCGTGGGGCGAACAGGTCCCCGACGTCTCACTGGCCGACCCGCTGACGGGGGAGACGTTTCACGTTCGGGACGCCGACGACCCGAGCGTGTTGACCTTCTTCTACAGCCACTGCAATTCGGTGTGCCCGGTTCTCATCTCGACGGTACGGGACGTGCACACCCACGCGCTGAACGAGGGATACGCCGACGAGGTGGTCTTCCTCCCGGTGACGTTCGACCCCGAGCGCGACGACGAGGAGAGACTCCGGGCGTACGCCGACGAGATGAACGTCGACGCCGACGCCGACAACTGGCACTTCCTCCGACCCGACTCCGAAGCTGAGGCCGAGCAAGTCGTCGAGGAACAGTTCGGCGTGATGTTCGAACGGACCGAACCCGAAGACATGGACATGTACATGTTCAATC from Halorussus salilacus carries:
- a CDS encoding 2Fe-2S iron-sulfur cluster-binding protein, whose amino-acid sequence is MTEYTVEFAGTGETIEVSDTETILSKCIEEGIAQEYSCRVGMCLACSAEILDGEVTQPAARGLTDEEAEEYALTCMARPQSDLVLDRGKYPPSIEEEAAEMNEPAAADDD
- a CDS encoding aminoglycoside N(3)-acetyltransferase, coding for MSERNVIERGDGPISAGRIADDCSQLGVEPGDTLLVHSSLSALGWVAGGAAAVVDALMETVTDAGTLVMPTHTGHYSDPDRWEDPPVPDDWTADVRATIPPFRPEVTPTRGMGAIPECFRTYPGVVRSRHPTTSFAAWGADAGFVVGDHAYDDGLGERSPLARVYDLDGSVLLLGVGHDTNTSLHLAEHRADFEKTVVTQGAPVLASDRREEGREEGREEERREGRDEERGEGDARTDRDRRATGAPVAPDEREWISFEELDYDDGDFERAGAAFERDRPDATARGRVGNAEAVVLSQRALVDYAVGWFGENRA
- a CDS encoding flavin reductase family protein, giving the protein MELDPDEVPSLYRTLAGAVVPRPIAWVSTTGPDGVDNLAPYSFFNVVAVDPPVVMFAPVNDDQSPEGLKDTPRNVAETGEFVVNVVTESLAEPMNETSATLPAGESEFDRADLERAESRTVAPPRVAGTPVAFECSLYEMLPVGGSTMVLGEVEWVHVDDAVTTAGKLDTRKLDAVGRLSGSSYATTAERFAMERPP
- a CDS encoding MBL fold metallo-hydrolase → MTDENADAPSVSPEDLHERLARGERVRLLDVRNREEFEAWRIEGAEATQVPYAEFAAAKARGDLGELAADLDLSGPVVAVCPRGEVSATVAESLREEGVDARNLAGGMGGWARVYVASELAVAPSGATATVVQYDRPASGCLSYLVVSEGQAAVVDPLRAFADRYVADAESRGADLAYAVDTHVHADHFSGVRRLAAETDAQAVVPEGARDRGLDFDARLLGDGDDLEVGSVTLTALHAPGHTTELTALVLGEVLFSGDALFLDGYGRPDLERGEGGAAALAETLYDTLGDRLLALPDVTLVAPGHREPAATPREDGTFVAPLGTVRERISLPDDRGAFVSRVLDSLPPRPANYEEIIPANLGTEEVDDDEAFELELGPNNCAVAADD
- a CDS encoding rubrerythrin family protein; this translates as MDADSFVTEVEEAKATELDRLGSQQSLVALTDADLDAESVLRAAARSERVARETFAEWAETEANADASEAFAGLARQETDHYERVVAELGDEAEDFGPEGPDPMHEYLRGLDSTVERAAGLVGRSLASERTQLQVVNFFVNDADERRADCFRELRAETQDGISAGAELLEETCDGEDDWERARKTAEETVRVAYDDYAETLEGMGLDPRPIC
- a CDS encoding SCO family protein, translating into MDRREYLRTATAVGFAGSVAGCAGLLDSNPNVTLDEPDREFDSEDLPYPAWGEQVPDVSLADPLTGETFHVRDADDPSVLTFFYSHCNSVCPVLISTVRDVHTHALNEGYADEVVFLPVTFDPERDDEERLRAYADEMNVDADADNWHFLRPDSEAEAEQVVEEQFGVMFERTEPEDMDMYMFNHASLTFLVNADGYVERAYRTESPDETEIISDLETVRE